In Trifolium pratense cultivar HEN17-A07 linkage group LG7, ARS_RC_1.1, whole genome shotgun sequence, a genomic segment contains:
- the LOC123897761 gene encoding monofunctional riboflavin biosynthesis protein RIBA 3, chloroplastic-like isoform X1 produces the protein MDSSSFPRPLISKVITKSSLHRSCTTHHSARFGLWKNKARNLAFYAIGFSKVGIEDVFDDNDLKRKENGSILGTFDDEIKQDTNDFFVSEAEGDPDCPSKGYSSIEHALNALRQGKFVIVVDDENNNVEGNLIKAASLISTKDVAFMIKHGSGIVSVGMKEEDLQRLNLPLMSPEAEEEDSSAPTFTITVDAKYGTSTGVSAADRAKTILALSSPESKSEDLRKPGHVFPLKYRNGGVLRRAGHTEASVDLVALAGLSPFSALTALVDVEDGNMASLPNLKSFALEYNLPIVSITDLIRYRRKREKLVERTYVSHLPTKWGLFQAYCYSSKLDGTEHVAIVKGDIGDGQDVLVRVHSECLTGDIFGSARCDCGNQLALAMELIEEAGRGALVYLRGHEGRGIGLGHKLQAYNLQDQGRDTVEANIDLGLAVDAREYGIGAQILRDIGVRTMRLMTNNPAKFVGLKGYGLAVIGRVPVLTPITEANKRYLETKRTKMGHIYGSDI, from the exons ATGGACTCTTCTTCATTCCCTCGTCCTTTGATTTCCAAAGTCATCACCAAATCAAG CTTGCATCGTTCATGCACTACTCATCATAGTGCAAGATTTGGTTTGTGGAAAAACAAGGCAAGAAACTTGGCTTTTTATGCTATTGGGTTTTCTAAGGTTGGAATAGAAGATGTGTTTGATGATAATGAtttgaagagaaaagaaaatggaTCCATCTTAGGAACGTTTGATGATGAAATAAAGCAAGATACCAATGATTTTTTTGTGAGTGAAGCTGAAGGTGATCCAGATTGTCCTTCTAAAGGGTACTCTTCCATTGAGCATGCCCTTAATGCATTGCGCCAAGGAAAG tttgtaatagttgttgatgatgaaaacAACAATGTTGAAGGAAATCTTATAAAGGCAGCATCTCTTATTAGTACCAAGGATGTGGCTTTTATGATTAAACATGGATCAGGAATAGTTTCTGTTGGCATGAAAGAAGAGGATCTTCAAAGACTGAATCTTCCTCTTATGTCACCAGAGGCTGAAGAAGAGGATTCATCTGCCCCTACTTTCACTATCACCGTG gaTGCAAAATATGGAACTTCCACAGGCGTATCAGCCGCGGATAGAGCAAAAACAATTCTTGCTCTGTCATCTCCGGAGTCTAAGTCAGAAGACTTGAGAAAACCAGGTCATGTTTTTCCTCTTAAGTATAGAAATGGCGGAGTTCTTCGGAGAGCTGGTCATACCGAGGCTTCTGTAGATTTAGTTGCATTGGCTGGCTTGTCTCCATTTTCGGCTCTAACAGCTCTTGTTGATGTTGAAGATGGAAATATGGCATCTTTGCCAAATTTAAAAAGCTTTGCATTGGAATACAACTTACCAATTGTCTCAATAACTGATTTGATAAG GTATCGGAGAAAGCGAGAGAAATTGGTTGAAAGAACTTATGTCTCACATCTTCCTACTAAATGGGGTCTATTTCAAGCATACTGTTATAGTTCAAAGTTGGATGGAACTGAGCATGTTGCTATAGTTAAG GGAGACATAGGAGATGGACAAGATGTTCTGGTAAGAGTACATTCAGAATGTTTAACAGGTGACATATTTGGATCAGCTCGGTGCGACTGTGGCAACCAACTAGCTTTGGCCATGGAGTTAATTGAAGAAGCCGGAAGAGGAGCACTTGTGTATCTTAGAGGTCATGAAGGAAGAGGCATTGGGTTAGGTCACAAACTTCAAGCATATAATTTACAAGATCAAGGTCGTGACACGGTCGAGGCAAATATAGATTTAGGGTTAGCCGTTGATGCTCGTGAGTATGGAATTGGTGCTCAG ATTTTGAGGGACATCGGAGTTCGAACTATGAGACTAATGACGAACAATCCAGCGAAGTTTGTTGGTCTTAAAGGATATGGTTTGGCTGTGATAGGGCGTGTTCCTGTGCTAACACCAATTACTGAGGCAAACAAGCGGTACCTAGAAAcaaaaaggactaaaatggGTCATATTTATGGGTCTGATATATAA
- the LOC123899334 gene encoding UDP-galactose/UDP-glucose transporter 5-like, whose product MAESSSSSSSAVSFKENPWKGVFAVSGIMLTLVTYGILQEKIMRIPYGAEKEYFKHSLFLVFCNRIMTSAVSAGSLLASKKALDPVAPIYKYSLVSVSNILTTTCQYEALKYVSFPVQTLAKCAKMIPVMLWGTLIMQKRYQGPDYLLSFLVTLGCSVFILYPAGTDISPYSRGRENTVWGVLLMVGYLGFDGFTSTFQDKMFRGYDMEIHNQIFYTTLCSCILSLTGLIVQGQMISAVEFVYRHHDCFFDIALLSTVATISQFFISYTIRTFGALTFATIMTTRQLVSIMLSCVWFSHPLSWEQWIGAVIVFGSLYAKSFWKKAPQKTPSYVALVQNEDSNDLKDLKDNP is encoded by the exons ATGGcagaatcatcatcatcttcttctagCGCCGTTAGTTTCAAAGAAAATCCATGGAAAGGTGTTTTCGCTGTCTCCGGAATCATGCTTACCCTTGTCACCTATGGCATCTTACAG GAAAAGATCATGAGAATACCTTACGGGGCAGAAAAAGAGTATTTCAAGCATTCACTATTTCTTGTTTTCTGCAACCGCATTATGACGTCTGCTGTTTCCGCTGGTTCTTTGCTG GCAAGTAAAAAAGCATTGGACCCAGTGGCTCCCATTTATAAGTATTCCCTTGTGTCAGTATCAAACATACTAACCACAACTTGTCAGTATGAG GCCCTCAAATATGTTAGCTTTCCTGTTCAGACTCTTGCAAAGTGTGCGAAAATGATACCAGTTATG CTCTGGGGTACACTTATCATGCAGAAGAGATATCAGGGACCTGACtatttgttgtcttttttaGTTACCCTTGGCTGCTCAGTATTTATCCTATATCCG GCAGGAACAGACATAAGCCCATACAGTAGAGGAAGGGAAAATACTGTTTGGGGTGTTCTTCTAATGGTTGGCTATCTTGG GTTTGATGGGTTTACAAGCACATTCCAAGATAAGATGTTTAGAGGCTATGACATGGAGATACATAATCAGATATTTTATACAACGTTGTGTTCTTGTATTCTTAGCCTGACAG GTCTTATTGTACAAGGACAAATGATATCAGCAGTAGAGTTTGTATATCGGCATCATGACTGTTTCTTTGACATAGCATTACTTTCAACT GTTGCAACAAttagtcaattttttatttcctacACAATTCGCACTTTTGGTGCTCTGACATTTGCTACCATAATGACCACAAGACAG TTGGTGAGCATTATGTTGTCGTGTGTGTGGTTTTCCCATCCTCTTAGCTGGGAACAGTGGATTGGAGCC GTCATTGTTTTCGGCTCCCTTTATGCAAAAAGTTTCTGGAAGAAGGCACCTCAGAAGACACCCTCATATGTAGCACTTGTTCAAAATGAGGATTCAAATGATTTGAAGGATTTGAAGGACAACCCATGA
- the LOC123897761 gene encoding monofunctional riboflavin biosynthesis protein RIBA 3, chloroplastic-like isoform X2: MDSSSFPRPLISKVITKSSLHRSCTTHHSARFGLWKNKARNLAFYAIGFSKVGIEDVFDDNDLKRKENGSILGTFDDEIKQDTNDFFVSEAEGDPDCPSKGYSSIEHALNALRQGKDAKYGTSTGVSAADRAKTILALSSPESKSEDLRKPGHVFPLKYRNGGVLRRAGHTEASVDLVALAGLSPFSALTALVDVEDGNMASLPNLKSFALEYNLPIVSITDLIRYRRKREKLVERTYVSHLPTKWGLFQAYCYSSKLDGTEHVAIVKGDIGDGQDVLVRVHSECLTGDIFGSARCDCGNQLALAMELIEEAGRGALVYLRGHEGRGIGLGHKLQAYNLQDQGRDTVEANIDLGLAVDAREYGIGAQILRDIGVRTMRLMTNNPAKFVGLKGYGLAVIGRVPVLTPITEANKRYLETKRTKMGHIYGSDI; encoded by the exons ATGGACTCTTCTTCATTCCCTCGTCCTTTGATTTCCAAAGTCATCACCAAATCAAG CTTGCATCGTTCATGCACTACTCATCATAGTGCAAGATTTGGTTTGTGGAAAAACAAGGCAAGAAACTTGGCTTTTTATGCTATTGGGTTTTCTAAGGTTGGAATAGAAGATGTGTTTGATGATAATGAtttgaagagaaaagaaaatggaTCCATCTTAGGAACGTTTGATGATGAAATAAAGCAAGATACCAATGATTTTTTTGTGAGTGAAGCTGAAGGTGATCCAGATTGTCCTTCTAAAGGGTACTCTTCCATTGAGCATGCCCTTAATGCATTGCGCCAAGGAAAG gaTGCAAAATATGGAACTTCCACAGGCGTATCAGCCGCGGATAGAGCAAAAACAATTCTTGCTCTGTCATCTCCGGAGTCTAAGTCAGAAGACTTGAGAAAACCAGGTCATGTTTTTCCTCTTAAGTATAGAAATGGCGGAGTTCTTCGGAGAGCTGGTCATACCGAGGCTTCTGTAGATTTAGTTGCATTGGCTGGCTTGTCTCCATTTTCGGCTCTAACAGCTCTTGTTGATGTTGAAGATGGAAATATGGCATCTTTGCCAAATTTAAAAAGCTTTGCATTGGAATACAACTTACCAATTGTCTCAATAACTGATTTGATAAG GTATCGGAGAAAGCGAGAGAAATTGGTTGAAAGAACTTATGTCTCACATCTTCCTACTAAATGGGGTCTATTTCAAGCATACTGTTATAGTTCAAAGTTGGATGGAACTGAGCATGTTGCTATAGTTAAG GGAGACATAGGAGATGGACAAGATGTTCTGGTAAGAGTACATTCAGAATGTTTAACAGGTGACATATTTGGATCAGCTCGGTGCGACTGTGGCAACCAACTAGCTTTGGCCATGGAGTTAATTGAAGAAGCCGGAAGAGGAGCACTTGTGTATCTTAGAGGTCATGAAGGAAGAGGCATTGGGTTAGGTCACAAACTTCAAGCATATAATTTACAAGATCAAGGTCGTGACACGGTCGAGGCAAATATAGATTTAGGGTTAGCCGTTGATGCTCGTGAGTATGGAATTGGTGCTCAG ATTTTGAGGGACATCGGAGTTCGAACTATGAGACTAATGACGAACAATCCAGCGAAGTTTGTTGGTCTTAAAGGATATGGTTTGGCTGTGATAGGGCGTGTTCCTGTGCTAACACCAATTACTGAGGCAAACAAGCGGTACCTAGAAAcaaaaaggactaaaatggGTCATATTTATGGGTCTGATATATAA